In one Flammeovirga yaeyamensis genomic region, the following are encoded:
- a CDS encoding LutC/YkgG family protein produces MKNNRSSILDTIKHTKIPEVELPRIPYFQGLSYDILNYFTDMLYQLGVEVINGENLEDLPPIISHLGYDNQLIFTQFCELPYRKKIKEEKLKDISLSILKGELGVAENGAIWVNDYKLPHRALTCIGEHLIIALSKKNIVWNMHEAYDTVQPENHGYGVFISGPSKTADIEQSLVKGAHGARSLKVFLYG; encoded by the coding sequence ATGAAGAACAATAGATCAAGTATTTTAGATACTATTAAACACACAAAAATACCTGAAGTCGAACTGCCAAGGATCCCCTATTTTCAAGGGTTATCATATGATATTTTAAATTACTTTACCGATATGCTTTATCAATTGGGTGTAGAAGTAATTAATGGTGAAAACTTGGAAGATCTCCCTCCTATTATTAGTCATCTAGGATATGATAACCAATTGATATTTACACAGTTTTGTGAATTGCCTTACAGAAAGAAAATAAAAGAAGAAAAACTAAAAGACATCTCCCTTTCTATTTTAAAAGGAGAACTTGGAGTGGCTGAAAATGGTGCTATTTGGGTAAATGATTATAAACTACCCCATCGTGCTTTAACGTGTATTGGGGAGCACTTAATCATCGCTCTCTCAAAGAAGAATATTGTATGGAATATGCACGAAGCTTATGATACCGTTCAACCAGAAAACCATGGGTACGGAGTGTTTATTTCTGGTCCTTCTAAGACGGCTGATATAGAGCAATCTTTAGTAAAAGGGGCTCACGGAGCTCGATCTTT
- a CDS encoding LutB/LldF family L-lactate oxidation iron-sulfur protein gives MGISTHPDEAKAFNKQSERVTWHDKTLWFVREKRDKSVHQLPEWETLRELAAQIKAHTLSHLDDYLLQFEKQAKKNGIKVHWAKDAEDHNQIVKDILIKHEAKKVVKSKSMLTEECGLNPYLSNEGIEVIDTDLGERIVQLAKEKPSHIVLPAIHKKKEEVGELFHQHLQTDKGATDPTYLTEAARQHLREQFLTADAAITGVNFAVAETGGFVVCTNEGNVDMGANLAKVHIASMGIEKIIPLKKHLGIFLRLLARSATGQPITTYSSHFHKPKKGKELHIILVDNGRTKQLSKPDFRSSLNCIRCGACMNTCPVYRRSGGHSYNYSIPGPIGAILSPGKDLNKYSSLPFASTLCGSCTDVCPVKIDIHTQLYKWRQIIGDKGHLPPSKKWSMKITGKVMGHPKTFHIVSLLGTTLLKSPKMILNNPFNTWGKDRDLPQPKHTFSHWYKKQNKHEEQ, from the coding sequence ATGGGAATATCAACACACCCAGACGAGGCTAAAGCTTTTAATAAGCAATCAGAAAGAGTTACATGGCATGATAAAACACTTTGGTTTGTCAGAGAAAAAAGAGATAAATCCGTGCATCAACTTCCAGAATGGGAGACGTTAAGAGAACTAGCTGCTCAGATTAAAGCACATACTTTATCTCATTTAGATGATTATCTACTACAGTTTGAAAAACAAGCTAAGAAAAATGGCATAAAAGTACATTGGGCCAAAGATGCAGAGGATCATAATCAAATTGTGAAAGATATTTTGATAAAGCATGAGGCTAAAAAAGTTGTAAAGAGCAAATCCATGCTTACAGAAGAATGTGGCCTCAATCCGTATTTATCTAATGAGGGAATTGAAGTAATTGATACTGATTTAGGGGAAAGAATCGTTCAGTTAGCGAAAGAAAAACCTAGTCATATCGTATTGCCTGCTATTCATAAAAAGAAAGAAGAAGTTGGTGAATTATTCCATCAACATTTACAAACCGATAAGGGAGCAACTGATCCTACCTACCTTACAGAGGCTGCACGACAACATCTTAGAGAACAATTTCTTACCGCTGATGCCGCCATTACAGGAGTCAATTTTGCTGTGGCAGAAACAGGGGGATTTGTGGTGTGTACGAATGAAGGAAATGTAGATATGGGGGCAAATCTAGCCAAAGTACATATCGCTAGTATGGGTATCGAAAAGATCATTCCATTGAAAAAGCACTTAGGTATTTTTCTTCGTTTACTCGCGAGAAGTGCGACAGGGCAGCCAATAACTACTTATTCCTCTCACTTTCATAAACCAAAAAAAGGAAAGGAACTACATATCATTCTGGTGGATAATGGAAGAACAAAACAACTTAGTAAACCCGACTTCAGAAGTTCATTAAACTGTATTCGATGTGGGGCGTGTATGAATACTTGTCCGGTATATAGAAGAAGTGGTGGACATAGTTATAATTATAGTATTCCCGGTCCTATTGGAGCAATACTTTCTCCTGGAAAGGACTTAAATAAATACAGTTCTTTACCGTTTGCTTCCACGCTTTGTGGGTCATGTACAGACGTATGTCCAGTAAAAATTGATATACATACTCAATTATATAAATGGAGACAGATTATTGGGGATAAGGGGCATCTTCCACCATCCAAAAAATGGTCCATGAAAATTACAGGTAAAGTCATGGGACATCCTAAAACTTTTCACATTGTAAGCTTACTTGGAACTACCTTATTAAAGTCACCTAAAATGATTTTAAATAATCCATTCAACACATGGGGAAAAGACAGGGATCTACCACAACCGAAACATACATTTTCTCACTGGTATAAGAAACAAAACAAACATGAAGAACAATAG